Genomic segment of Myxococcaceae bacterium JPH2:
CACGTGCTCATGAGCGCGCACCAGTGGGCCGGCCCCACCGAGGAGTGGACCCGCGCGCGCGGCTTCCAACCGCTGCCGCCCAAGACGCCACAGGGCGGGCCGAGCACTCAGCTGTCGCTGTTCTGACCCACCCCTCCCCCTTCCGCGAACCGCCGAGGAGATGGCCTGTGTCGGGGCTCCTCGGATAGCGTGTCGTCGTCTTCGCGACGAGGGGGCTCGATGCCAGTTGTTCCGTCCGTCCTGGATGCGGTCACCGTTCACGCGGAGGGAGCGCTGTGCACCCGCCTCCTCTCCGTCCCCAGCGAGGGAGGCCAGTTCCCCGCGGAGGTGAGGGTCGAAGGACTGCCCCTGTCGCTGCGTGTCGGCTCGCTCCGAGCCCGCGTGGTGGAGGGCCCCCCGGGTCTCGTCGTGCGTGGCATCCAGCCGCTCTTCGACGTGCGGCTCCCCACCGAAGCGGATCTCCCCGCCGAGCGCCACGCACTGGAGCGCGCCGAGCGTGCGCGGACCGACGTGGGCGCCCGCCTGGAGCAGACGCGGCGCGACATCCAGGTGCTGATGGAGCTGAAGCCCACCGCGCTCCCGAACCGCAAGGGCGAGCCACCGCGCCAGACGCCCCTGACGGCGACGCTCGCGCTCGCGGAGTTCGTGGACACGGAGCTGACCGCGCTGAATCAGCGGCGGCTGGAGCTGGAGCGCGAGGAGCGCGACGCCCTGGCCGAGCTGGAGCTTCGCCGCGCGCGGATCCGCGAGCAGTCCGGCGCCGCGCGAGGCCAGCGCGCCCAGCTCTACCGCGCGGCGGTGCTGTCACTGGCGGGCCCGCTGACCTCGGAGGGCCCGGCCCGGATCGCGCTGGAGTACGCCGTCACGGGCGCGCGCTGGGTGCCCACGTATGACCTGCGGCTGCCGCGCTCGTTGCAGGACGGCACGCTGCGCATGCGCGCCTCGGTGCTCCAGCTCACGGGCGAGGACTGGAGCGGCGTGCGCCTGTCGGTCTCCACCGCGGACCTGGAGCGACGCGCGGAGGTGCCCGAGCTGAAGGCGCTGCGCATCGGCCGCAGCCAGCCGCCTCCGCCTCGCTCGGGGTGGCGCGAGCCGGCCGCGGGATTGGACGAGCTGTTCGCTGGCTATGACAGCGCCCCCCCACCCGTGAGCCCGCGAAAGCCGATGTCGCCTCCCGCGGCGCCCAGGAACATGCCGGACCTTCGGGTCGGCGGAAACGCGGCGCCGCGCGACGAGCCTTCAATGGCCTCCTCCTCCGGAGCCGTGGACGGCGCGATGCCCGTTCCACCGCCGCCCCCGCGTGCCCCGGCGCCCGCGGGAGCCAGGCCCTCCGCGGCGCGTCCCTCGGTTCCCGCAGCGTCCATTGCGCCGGCATCCGCACGCGGCGGTGGACTGATGCGCTCCCAGGAGAAGAGCAAGAAGCGCAGCGCCGAGCCCGCGCCCAAAGAGCTGCTCATGGATGAGGACGAGCCGAGCTTTGGCGGAGCGCCCGAGATGGCCTTCGACGAGGAGGGCGGCGCGCCCGCCCCGAGCCAGGACCTCGCGGAGCCTCGGGTGGAGGTCTCCGAGTCGCTGCTCGACTATCAGCAGCTCACGCTGATGTCGGCCGAGGTCCCGGGTGCACGCGGCCGCCTGCGCCCGCGCCCCGCGGACGCCTCGCGCGAGTTGCTCGCGCTCACGGCGGTCCGTGTCCAGGTCGACGTCGTCACCCTGCTCGCCACGCAGGAGCAGCGGGCACGCGGCATCCACAGCGTGCCGGCGCCCACGTGGACCGTCCCCCCGCGCGAGTCCGCGCAGCAGTTCGACGCGCGCTTCGACGTGGAGGCACGCGCGGAGGTGCCGTCGGACGGCGCGTGGCACACGGTGCCCCTGCTCGCGGTCCCCGTGGGGCTCGTGGCCGAGTACCTCTGCGTGCCCTCGGTGGAGCCCCGCGCGTTCCGCACCGTGCGCATCGAGAACCGGACCACCTACCCGCTCCTCGCCGGCCCGGTGGACGTGACGCTCGGCGAGGAGTTCCTGATGACGTCTCCCCTGCCCACCCTGGCGCCGGGCGCGACGCAGCGACTGGGCCTGGGCGTCGAAGAGGCCATCAAGGTCGCGCGCAACACCCGCTTCGACGAGGCCTCGGGCGGCATGTTCGGCGGCAACACGCTGCTCACGCATCAAGTCCTCGTCGACGTGGCCAATCGGCTCGGCCATCGGGTGACGCTGGAGGTGCAGGAGCGGCTGCCCGTCGTTCCTCCCTCGGAGAAGGACATCAAGGTCGAGGAGGCCGAGGTGGCGCCCGGCTGGCAGAAGCGCGCGTTGCTGCCCGGCGAGACGGTGGTGGAAGGAGAGCGGGCGTGGCGCGTGGCGCTCCAGCCCGGTGAGTCGCAGACGCTGAAGGCCACATGGACCATCAAGATTCCCGCCGCGAAGATGCTCGACGGCGGCAACCGGAGGACCTGATGCACGCGCCCCGCTCCCTGCCCGTGAGCAAGGTGACCTTGCTGGAGGACCGCGCGCTCGTGGAGCGCCGTGGCGAGGTCACCCTCTCTCCAGGCGCCCAGAAGCTCGTCATCGAGGGACTTCCTCGCGTGGCGGTGGACCGCTCGATTCAAGCCAGGCTGTCCGGTGGAGTCGTCGCCCAGGCCCGACTGCGACGGGTGACGCGGCCTCAACCTCCCGAGGCTGAACGGGTGCTGCGCACCGAGCTGGAGCGGCGCGTGGCCTCGCTGCGCGAGGAGCAGGCACGGCGCGCGGCGGACGTGCAGCGGCTCATCGTCAAGCAGGGCCTGCTACAGACCGCGCGCGCGGATGTGTACCGCGCCATCTCGGAGCAGACCGGCGTGGGCGATGCCCATCCCGTCACGTGGCGCGAGCAGCTGGGACTGGCCCGCGAGCAGCTCGACGCGGTGGAGGCGCAGCTCCGCGAGGCGCGGCGACGCGAAGAGGCCGCGACCCACGAACTCAGCGAGGCCCAGCGCGCGGCGGCGCAGGCGCTCCAGCCCGAGCCGAAGCTGGACACGCTGGCCGAGCTGGAGGTCAACCACCCCTCCGGTGGAGCCGCCACGTTGACACTCACCTATCTGGTGCCCTGCGCGGCCTGGCGCCCGGCCTACCGCGCCACGCTGCGCGCCACGGAGACCGGCGAGCAGGTGACGCTGGAGTGCGAGGCCGTGGTGTGGCAGCACACCGGAGAGGATTGGAAGGACGTGGCCCTCACGTTCTCCACCGCCCGCCCCACGCTCGGCGCGACGCCGCCTCGACTCACCGAGGATTGGATCTGGCTGCGCGACAAGTCCGAGCGCGAGAAGCGCGTCGTGGACGTGTCGGTCCGCGAGGAGGTCATCCAGACAACCGGCGAGGCGGGCCGCTCGCGACAGCCGGACTCACTGCCTGGCATGGACGACGGCGGCGAGGCGCTCACCCTGGCCGCGCCGCACCCGGCCCAGGTGCTCTCGAATGGCGAGCCGCACCGAGTCCCGCTGCTGCAGTTCACGGCGCCGGCCCGCTCGGAGCTGGTGGCCTGCCCGGAGCAGTCGCCCCTGGTGCACCGCGTGGCGCGCTTCGAGAACGTGGGACCCGCGGTCCTGCTCGCGGGCCCGGTGGACCTGGTGCGCTCCAGCGGCTACGTGGGGCGCGCGCAGCTGAAGTTCACCGGACGCAACGAGCACGTGAAGCTGGGCTTCGGCAGCGAGGACGCGCTGCGCATCGCCCGACGGGTGGAGGAGTCCGAGGAGACGCGGATGCTCACGAGTCGCCGCACGCGCACCCACAAGGTGAAGCTCTTTGTCTCCAACATGGGCTCGCGTCCGGAGTCCCTGGCCCTGGAGGAGCGCATCCCTGTGTCCGAGGTGGCCGCCGTGGAGGTCGCGCTGGTGAAGGACTCAGCGCAAACCCCGCCCACACGCGTGAGCGAGGAAGGCATCGTGCGCTTCGAGTTGAAGGCAGACCCTCGCTCGCAACAGACCCTGTCGTTCAGCTACACCGTGGCCAGCTCGGCCAAGGTCGCTGGACTCTAGACTCGCTTCGGAGAAGACATGCTGCTGTTCCCCTTGATGATGGTGCTCGCGCAGGCCCCCGTGATGGAGGACCTGCCTCGCGCGGGCCTGTTTGGCGCGGGATTCAACATGGAGCCCGTGTCCATCGGCCCCATGCAGGCCTTCACGCGGTACGGCAGCGTGCAGGGCGCCAGCCTGTCCACGGGCGTCCAGATTGACCTCGGCACGCGCTGGGCTCTGCGCATCCACCTGGAGGGCGCGGGCGCGGCGAGCACGGACGTGAACTTCGCGGAGTTCGGCCTGGCGCCGGGCATCCTGTACCGCTGGCGAGACACCGCGGATCAGCGCTGGGTGCCCTACGGGGGCGCGGGCCTCAAGTTCGGCGGCGTGGGCGCCAGCCGAGGCATCCTGGGCCTCGAGTCGGCGGCCGTCAGCGCGATGGACTTCGACTGGGACGACTTCGACGACAACAACTCGAACCCGGATGAGGAGACGCGGTTCGGCACGTTCCCCGAAGTCTTTGCAGGCGTGGAGTGGCACCCCAATCGCTGGTTCGCGCTCACCATTCACGGCTCGTACACGTACGCCCGGCTCGTCCACACCAACGTGCACATGTTCCAGGAGCGCGTGGGCGTCCGCTTCTCGCTGTAGCCTGACCTACGGCTTCGGAGCCGCGCTCTCTGGGGCGCGGCAATGGGGACAGCCGGTGTTGCCCTGCGGGCACTGCATCGTCTGACCGGTGTTCCCCCCGGTCGCCTCCTTCCCGGTAGGCTTCATCCCCTCACAGGCGGGGCGCTTGGCGGGTGGACCCGCGGGCGCGCAGAGCCCCACGCAGTCCGCGCCGCCGTGAGCGGGATCGCAGCTGTCGCTGGGATCATCCGCGCACTGATAGCCTTGAGGACACGGCGCGCCGGCGAATCCACCGCAGGTCTGCCCGCTCGACGAGGGCCGAGGCGCATCGGACGCCGCGAACCCTGACACCGGGAAGGCGAGCAGGCCCCACAGCAACAGGCCCGCGGTGAGGCCCTGATTGCGCCGTTTCGATGAGGACATGGAGCGCTCCCTCGAGGCCCGAGGCCCGGGCCATCAGTCGACACGTCAGGATGGAGCCCGGCGCCAGCGACGCGGAAGCTTCCCGGCCCACTCGGACAGCCAGAACGACCGGCGAGAGGCCAAGGCACGGAGCGAGCCCCGGCCTCGCCTCAGTCCTTGGCGCGCGCGTACTGCGGCGGCCACGCCACGTCTTCCTTCAACTGACGCGCGGCGCGCAGCGGCCAATACGGATCGCGCAGCAGCTCGCGCGCCAGGATGACGACATCCGCCTGCCCGGTCCGCAGCACGTGCTCGGCCTGCATCGCCGAGCGGATCATCCCCACCGCGCCCGTGAGGACACCCGCGTCGCGACGAACGCGTTCAGCCAACGGGGTCTGGTAGCCCGGCCCGACGGGAACCTTCACGCCCGGGATGAGGCCGCCCGAGGAACAGTCGACGAGGTCCACGCCCTCTGGCGCCAGCCTCTTCGCCAGCGCCACGGAGTCCTCCACCGTCCAGCCATTCTCCACCCAATCGGTCGCGGACAACCGGACGAAGACAGGCATCGACTCCGGCCAACGGCTCCGCACGGCGCGCACCACGTCCAGCAAGAGGCGTGTGCGGTTCTCGAAAGTCCCGCCGTAGCGATCCGCGCGCGCGTTGGTCCGAGGCGAGAGGAACTCATGCAGCAGATACCCGTGCGCGGCATGCACCTCGGCGACCTGGAAGCCCGCTTCCAGCGCCCGGCCCGCCGCGTCCGCGAACGCTTGCACCACGCGCGCGATGCCCGCCGCGTCGAGTGTCTCCGGCACGGGCGAGCCCGTATCGAAGGGCTCCCCCGACGCGCTCACGGGACGCCAGCCACCGGCTTCGGGAGGGACCGCGCCCTGCCCTTCCCACGGCGGCGCGGTGGAGGCCTTGCGCCCCGCGTGCGCGAGCTGCACGCCCACCGCGGCGCCCTGCGCGAGCATGAACGCGTTGATGCGCGCGAGCCGCTCCACCTGCGCGTCCTTCCACAGTCCCAGGTCCTTCGGAGAGATGCGCCCGATGGCCTCGACGGCGGTGGCCTCGGTGAGCACGAGCCCCGCGCCGCCCACCGCGCGACTGCCCAGGTGGACCTGGTGCCAGTCGTTCGCGAAGCCGTCCTCGCTGGAGTACTGGCACATGGGCGAGACGACGATGCGGTTGCGCAGCGTGAGGCCACGCAACGTGAGCGGCGTGAACAGGAAGCTGCTCATGCGGTTCTCCTAGCGCGCGGAGGGAGGCCGCTCGCCCAAGCGCAGCGCCGCGCGAACTTCAGCGGTCGTGCGGCCCGCCCAGTGCCGGCGGTGGTTCTCCTGCGTGGTGAGGCTGCGTGACTCCATCCGGTCCACGTAGAGCGTTCCGTCCAGGTGATCCAACTCGTGCTGGAGGATGCGGGCATACCAGCCCCGCGCCCACACCGTCACCGGCTCCCCCAGCTCGTTGAGCGCCTCCACCCGCACCCCTCGCGCCCGAGGAACCAGCGCCGCGAGGCCCGACACGCTCAGGCACCCCTCGTGGAACTCGACCGGCGAGGCATCCTCCACGAACAGTCGGGGGTTGGCGAGCACGTGGAAGCCCACGGGCGTGCGCTCGCGCGCGGACAGTTCAGCGGGGGACAGGCCTGCCTGGTACTCGGCCCGGTCCTCCACGACCACCAGCCGCACGCCCACGCCCACCTGAGGCGCGGCCAACCCCACGCCGGGCGCGTCGCGCATCGTGTCCCGCATCAGCGCGATGAGCCGCTGGACGTCCGGCCCGCGAATCTCCTCCACCGTCAGGTCGCGCGCCGGCTGCCGCAGCACCGGCTCCCCTGCCTGCACAATCTTGAGCACCATGGCGCCGAACCGTAGCAGGCGCGGTAGGCTGCGCGTCCATGGCTCGCCGCCGGAAGGCCGATGAGATGACCGCGCGCGTGCGCAACCTGCTCGCCATGGATGCCGCTGGCATCATGCGGCGGCTGGACGCGCGTCGCGATGAGATGTTCCTCCTCTTCTCGCGCTTGCGCAGCCGAGAGCCGCTTTTGGGCACCATCGCCTCGCGCTACGCGGACGGAGCATTTACCCAACTCGTCCACCTCACCGAGCAGGAGTCGGCGGTGGTGGATCACTTCTACTCGCGCCTGGACGAGCTGCGCTGGTACTTCACGTACACCGAGGACATGCCGGGCACCGCCCAGCTCACCTTCAACGCGCTCCACCGGCGGCTGGAGGAGAGCTACCGCGTGCTGCGGGCGACCCTGGGACCTCCGGCCCGTCCAGATGGCGTGCAGGTGGTGGACGGTCAGGCGGTGCGCCACGACGAGGACGCCGCGACGCCACCGCCCGCGGCCCTCGCGCGCGCAGCGCCGGCTCGCAAGCGCGGCGCCGCGGCGACCTGAGCGGACGTCATGCCGCCGTGATGTCCGCTCGCGCCAGGGGCGGCGCCATGCGACGCATGGAGCGCTGCCCCACGACCACCGCGACCATCTTCTTCGCGCGGGTCCAGACGCTCTCCTGCACATAGGGAATGCCGTACTTCTCGCAGAGGGCGCGCACCTTGGGCTGCACCTCGCGGTACTTGAGCATGGGCATGTCCGGCCAGAGGTGGTGCTCGATCTGGTAGTTCAGCCACAGGTGAGCGAAGTCGTTCAGGTCCCCGCCCGTCCGGTAGTTGGCGCTGCCGACCACCTGCTGCACGAAGCGCTCGCCCTTGTTCGCCGGAGACGAGTCGAAGCGGTACAGGTCCTCGCCCGTGTGATTCGGCCCCACCACCAGGAAGGTGTGCAGGTTGGTGAAGACGTCCGCGAGCACGGAGTTGCACAGCACGCTGAACGCGGCCCAAGGGCTCACCAGCAGGAACAGCGCCGGCAACAGCACGAAGTTCACGGCGGCATAGGGCAGATAGCAGCGCATGAACAACTCACGCAGCTCCGCGCCCGTGAGCGCGCCGCCTTCCCGCCGGCCCTTGCGGCGCAGCGAGCCCAGCGTCTCGGGAGCGTAGTAGCTGGCGCGCCACGTCAGGGCGAGCAGCGCGAGCTGCGTGTAGCGAAGCCACAGCGGTCGCTCCGCGTCGCGCAGCGTGCCCTCGGCGTTGCGCTCCAGCAGGTCCGGGTCGGCCTCTTCGCCCGTGAAGGAGTGGTGCAGGACGTTGTGCTCGTAGATCCACGCGTCCGGCAGCATCCAGTCGAGCCAGTCGACGTACCGCCGCAGTCCCCGCGCGAACCCCTTGCTCGTACGGGACGTGCCCACGCCGGGCACGCGGTCATAGCCTCGGTGCCCCACGTGGTGCATGAGCAGCCATCGCGTGGAGCGGCCCAATCCGAGCGCGAAGGCGCTGAGCGGATTGGGCATCACCCAGCAAGTGGCCAGCCCCACGAGCGTCGCCGCGCGACCCCAGCGCTCAATCTTCCGCAGGTGCGCCGCGTCCGGCTCGCCCAGGTTCGCCTCCATCTCCGCGCGCAGCGCCTTCACCTCACGGTGAAAGCCCTCCACGTCCACGGAGGTGAGATCGAAGGCGGGTGCGGCGCGAGACATGCGGGGACTCCTCGAGGCTGTGGGACGCGGGTGGCACGAGCCGCGCCCCACCTCCACCGGACGCGCTCGGTGCGCGCACGGTAGCCTCCCGTCGGGTGGGACGGGAAGCCTCGCTCGCATGCCTCAGGCGACCGAGCGAACCGCCGCCGTGCTCGGGGGCGCCCAGTCCTTGTTGAGGACCTGGATGGTGCTGGTCGGAATGCCCAGAAGGCTCATGTAGTAGAGGGCGCTGTGCTGAGCGAGGATCTCGTCCTCGAAGGCGAGGATGCCGCTTTCGCTGTAGAGCGACCCCGTCAGGCTCGTGCTGGCGCTCGGCTGCACGTACGTCACCCCGCCCTTCTGCAGCGTGTTGAGCGCGGCGTTGACCGCGGCCGAGCACGTGGGGCCGCACTGGGGGCCGCCCGAGTAGAGCGTGAGGATGGTGTCCAGCCCCGCCACGGTCCAGAGCATCGGCACCACGTCGAGCGTGTTGTAGAGCCGCTGCGCGCTCGACGCGAAGACCGTGTCGTAGGCGGAGGCGAAGGCCGCATCGCCCGCCGTGGGCGCGGCCACGGTGATGGGGACGATGGTCGCGCCGCTCAAGGTGCTCGCGAACCAGGCCGCGAGCACCGAGGCCGTCTGCCCGCCCAGGCTGTGGCCGGTGACGAGGATGGTGGGCGATCCCGAGAGCCCCTGGAGGAACGAGAGCAACCCACCCGAACCCGAGCCCGGCACCGACGAGACCATGCTGTTGATGTTCGTCCAGACCTCGGAGGCGCCCTGGGAGATCTGCGCATTGGGGAACGAGGACGCGGTGAAGGGCAGCGCCACCTGGGTCCCGATGCCCTTGTCCTGGAGGAGGTCCTCCGCGCGCGTGACGAGCGTGCCGCGCACCACCACCGCGTAGGTGCTGTCACCGTCATACGCGACATAGGCGAGGTCCTGGCCGGCGGTGGCGGGGCCCCAGGCGATGCTCCACGAGCCCCCAATCGTCCCCGACATCGCCTTGTTCATGGTGCTGAAGCGCCAGGAGTTGAATTCGTACTGCCCGAGATACGCGATGGCCGAGAGCGTGGCGGCGATCTGCGACTGCGAGAACGTGGAGGCCATGGGTGCATCCTTCCCTTGAGGGTTCGCCGGGAGGAATTGCACCCCGCGTGCCCAGCCCCTCGCGGGGCCGTCTCCCTCGGGCGAGGGCTCGAACCGCGCGACACGCTGGGGTTTCGACGCATTTTCGACGTGTCGGTCGACATGTCGCGGGTTCACGGCCGGGGCTCACCGAGCTGTGACACAGTGCGCGACACTATCGGACTCCCCT
This window contains:
- a CDS encoding NADH:flavin oxidoreductase/NADH oxidase, with product MSSFLFTPLTLRGLTLRNRIVVSPMCQYSSEDGFANDWHQVHLGSRAVGGAGLVLTEATAVEAIGRISPKDLGLWKDAQVERLARINAFMLAQGAAVGVQLAHAGRKASTAPPWEGQGAVPPEAGGWRPVSASGEPFDTGSPVPETLDAAGIARVVQAFADAAGRALEAGFQVAEVHAAHGYLLHEFLSPRTNARADRYGGTFENRTRLLLDVVRAVRSRWPESMPVFVRLSATDWVENGWTVEDSVALAKRLAPEGVDLVDCSSGGLIPGVKVPVGPGYQTPLAERVRRDAGVLTGAVGMIRSAMQAEHVLRTGQADVVILARELLRDPYWPLRAARQLKEDVAWPPQYARAKD
- a CDS encoding DUF4139 domain-containing protein, which codes for MPVVPSVLDAVTVHAEGALCTRLLSVPSEGGQFPAEVRVEGLPLSLRVGSLRARVVEGPPGLVVRGIQPLFDVRLPTEADLPAERHALERAERARTDVGARLEQTRRDIQVLMELKPTALPNRKGEPPRQTPLTATLALAEFVDTELTALNQRRLELEREERDALAELELRRARIREQSGAARGQRAQLYRAAVLSLAGPLTSEGPARIALEYAVTGARWVPTYDLRLPRSLQDGTLRMRASVLQLTGEDWSGVRLSVSTADLERRAEVPELKALRIGRSQPPPPRSGWREPAAGLDELFAGYDSAPPPVSPRKPMSPPAAPRNMPDLRVGGNAAPRDEPSMASSSGAVDGAMPVPPPPPRAPAPAGARPSAARPSVPAASIAPASARGGGLMRSQEKSKKRSAEPAPKELLMDEDEPSFGGAPEMAFDEEGGAPAPSQDLAEPRVEVSESLLDYQQLTLMSAEVPGARGRLRPRPADASRELLALTAVRVQVDVVTLLATQEQRARGIHSVPAPTWTVPPRESAQQFDARFDVEARAEVPSDGAWHTVPLLAVPVGLVAEYLCVPSVEPRAFRTVRIENRTTYPLLAGPVDVTLGEEFLMTSPLPTLAPGATQRLGLGVEEAIKVARNTRFDEASGGMFGGNTLLTHQVLVDVANRLGHRVTLEVQERLPVVPPSEKDIKVEEAEVAPGWQKRALLPGETVVEGERAWRVALQPGESQTLKATWTIKIPAAKMLDGGNRRT
- a CDS encoding fatty acid desaturase, with product MSRAAPAFDLTSVDVEGFHREVKALRAEMEANLGEPDAAHLRKIERWGRAATLVGLATCWVMPNPLSAFALGLGRSTRWLLMHHVGHRGYDRVPGVGTSRTSKGFARGLRRYVDWLDWMLPDAWIYEHNVLHHSFTGEEADPDLLERNAEGTLRDAERPLWLRYTQLALLALTWRASYYAPETLGSLRRKGRREGGALTGAELRELFMRCYLPYAAVNFVLLPALFLLVSPWAAFSVLCNSVLADVFTNLHTFLVVGPNHTGEDLYRFDSSPANKGERFVQQVVGSANYRTGGDLNDFAHLWLNYQIEHHLWPDMPMLKYREVQPKVRALCEKYGIPYVQESVWTRAKKMVAVVVGQRSMRRMAPPLARADITAA
- the def gene encoding peptide deformylase — translated: MVLKIVQAGEPVLRQPARDLTVEEIRGPDVQRLIALMRDTMRDAPGVGLAAPQVGVGVRLVVVEDRAEYQAGLSPAELSARERTPVGFHVLANPRLFVEDASPVEFHEGCLSVSGLAALVPRARGVRVEALNELGEPVTVWARGWYARILQHELDHLDGTLYVDRMESRSLTTQENHRRHWAGRTTAEVRAALRLGERPPSAR
- a CDS encoding DUF4139 domain-containing protein; amino-acid sequence: MHAPRSLPVSKVTLLEDRALVERRGEVTLSPGAQKLVIEGLPRVAVDRSIQARLSGGVVAQARLRRVTRPQPPEAERVLRTELERRVASLREEQARRAADVQRLIVKQGLLQTARADVYRAISEQTGVGDAHPVTWREQLGLAREQLDAVEAQLREARRREEAATHELSEAQRAAAQALQPEPKLDTLAELEVNHPSGGAATLTLTYLVPCAAWRPAYRATLRATETGEQVTLECEAVVWQHTGEDWKDVALTFSTARPTLGATPPRLTEDWIWLRDKSEREKRVVDVSVREEVIQTTGEAGRSRQPDSLPGMDDGGEALTLAAPHPAQVLSNGEPHRVPLLQFTAPARSELVACPEQSPLVHRVARFENVGPAVLLAGPVDLVRSSGYVGRAQLKFTGRNEHVKLGFGSEDALRIARRVEESEETRMLTSRRTRTHKVKLFVSNMGSRPESLALEERIPVSEVAAVEVALVKDSAQTPPTRVSEEGIVRFELKADPRSQQTLSFSYTVASSAKVAGL